The Flavobacterium psychrotrophum region TATTTTAGAATGTTTCAGTATTGCTCCTACTGCTATAGGGTCGGTCGGCGATATCAATGCGCCGAATATAAAGCAATATACAAGCGGAAGTGCAATGCCGGAAAGGCTGCACAGATAATAGAGCAACAACCCGAAAATGACCGTTGACATGAATACCCCCAACGTGCTTAGCGCAAAAACAGGCCACTGCTGTTTTCGCAATTTCTGGTAGTCAAAATGGAGCGCACTTGCAAAGAGCAGGAAACCCAACATTACATCGAGCAATATCCTTGAAAAATCCATTCCGGCTGAGACATCTCTTATTTTTGTAGAAAACTCATTATTGGTTTTGCCGATGATTACAATAACAATAGAGACAACCACTGAGATAGCAACCACACCTATAGTGCCAGGCAGCTTTACAAAACGCTGGTTCAGGTAGGAAACACCGGCGCTTATCACCACCAGGAGGGTTATCAGTTGTAAAAAATCCATAGGTTATGTTTAAGCTGGCTTGTAAGTAACTTTTGAAGGTGCAGCTTCCCGGGCAAACTTCTTCAGGACGCGATAATGTGAACGTATTGCGGAAAAGAAAGTAGGACTTTCAATATAAGGTAAACCGTACTCATGTGCCGTTTGCTTTATTATCTTACCAATCTCGGCATAGTGTATATGGCAAACCTTTGGAAATAAATGGTGCTCTATCTGCCTGTTCAGTCCAACAAGGAAGAATGCTGCCATGGGGCTATCAGAGGAAAAATTGGCGGTAGTATGCATCTGGTGTTCCGCCCATGTTTCCTCCATAGTGCCTGTAGGGTTTGCATCCGGGAAATCCGTTTCTTCTACAACATGTGCCAATTGAAATACAAGCCCCATGGTAAGCCCCTGTGTAAGGTGCATAGCAATAAAACCAATGATGAACTGCCACCATGTAATATTTAAAACAAGCAATGGCACAATAATGAACAGGAAGTAATAAAGCCCTTTCGAGGCAAACAGGTTAAAATACTCTTTTGCCGGATGCTTTACGGTAACCTGTCCTATCTTCTTTTGGAAGATTTTAATGAAATCCTTACGAAAAACCCATGACAGGCTGGCTAACCCATAAAGGGGAAATGCGTACCAATGCTGGAAGCGCTGAATTTTTCTTTTGGGGTCATCTTCTTCAATACGTATCAGCCCCGGGGCAATAACAAGGTCTTCGTCGTGACCGGGTATATTGGTAAAAGTATGGTGCACGCCGTTATGTGAGATATTCCAGATGT contains the following coding sequences:
- a CDS encoding fatty acid desaturase family protein translates to MKFSPSSAFFTAVRQRVDAHFAETGKHKHANTAMWVKTLIFLGGFFGCYALIISGMLPTFAMFGLAVLLGMFSAFVGFNICHDAIHGAFSSNKYVNKALGMVFNLLGASPYIWNISHNGVHHTFTNIPGHDEDLVIAPGLIRIEEDDPKRKIQRFQHWYAFPLYGLASLSWVFRKDFIKIFQKKIGQVTVKHPAKEYFNLFASKGLYYFLFIIVPLLVLNITWWQFIIGFIAMHLTQGLTMGLVFQLAHVVEETDFPDANPTGTMEETWAEHQMHTTANFSSDSPMAAFFLVGLNRQIEHHLFPKVCHIHYAEIGKIIKQTAHEYGLPYIESPTFFSAIRSHYRVLKKFAREAAPSKVTYKPA